One genomic segment of Caloranaerobacter ferrireducens includes these proteins:
- a CDS encoding YitT family protein, whose translation MESIKKNWYRYVVEYIGITIGTIIMALSLNLFLEPNTIAPGGVTGLAIVIKKIVGIDVDITNLAINIPLFIFGLIVLGKAFGAKTLYGTFALSFFIRILPNGNLVNELLLAAIFGGVLMGIGLGIVFRFGGTTGGTDLAGAILNKYFPGFSTATFMMSIDLCVVAIAGIVDKKLETSLYSVIALYIIVKVIDLILEGLGYAKAFFIISQYPDKIGNTILEKLNRGVTVLKGRGMYTGQDRDVLLCVVNRSQVTKLKEIVHQIDKNAFVMVADIYEVLGEGFKEIKTTG comes from the coding sequence ATGGAAAGTATCAAGAAGAATTGGTATAGATATGTGGTTGAATATATAGGTATAACAATTGGTACAATAATTATGGCACTATCTTTAAACTTATTTTTAGAACCTAATACTATAGCACCAGGCGGGGTAACTGGTCTAGCTATTGTAATAAAGAAAATTGTTGGCATAGATGTTGATATTACAAACTTAGCTATAAATATACCTCTATTTATTTTTGGGCTTATAGTTTTAGGAAAGGCATTTGGTGCTAAGACTTTATATGGTACATTTGCTCTATCATTCTTTATTAGAATACTGCCAAATGGGAACTTAGTAAATGAATTATTATTGGCTGCGATATTTGGTGGAGTTTTGATGGGAATAGGTTTAGGTATAGTTTTTAGATTTGGCGGTACTACGGGGGGGACTGATTTAGCTGGTGCGATTCTTAATAAATACTTCCCTGGTTTTAGTACTGCTACTTTTATGATGAGTATAGACTTGTGTGTTGTAGCTATTGCTGGTATAGTTGATAAGAAACTTGAAACTTCATTATACTCAGTAATAGCATTATACATCATTGTAAAAGTAATAGACTTAATATTAGAAGGTTTAGGATATGCAAAAGCTTTCTTTATTATTTCGCAGTATCCTGATAAAATTGGAAATACTATACTTGAGAAATTAAATAGAGGAGTTACAGTTCTTAAAGGAAGAGGTATGTATACAGGGCAAGATAGAGATGTATTATTATGTGTGGTAAACAGATCTCAGGTTACTAAATTAAAAGAAATAGTTCACCAAATAGATAAAAATGCCTTTGTAATGGTAGCAGATATATATGAGGTGCTAGGAGAAGGCTTTAAAGAAATAAAAACTACTGGATAG
- a CDS encoding transketolase gives MEKHAEFKKIATTLRKNIIKMLNESGSGHPGGSLSACEIVTALYFKEMRIKPEQPKWEDRDRFILSKGHAAPVLYAALAEKGYFAKEELMKLRKAGQMLQGHPDMKGTPGVDMSTGSLGQGLAAANGMALAAKLSNKDYRVYALLGDGEVQEGMIWEAAMFAAHYKLDNLTVFLDHNGLQIDGENKEVMNIEPIDKKWEAFGWNVIKIDGHNFEEIFEALDKARETKDRPTIIIAKTVKGKGVSFMENKVGWHGTTPNDEETEKALAELGGEM, from the coding sequence ATGGAAAAACATGCTGAGTTTAAGAAAATTGCTACAACATTAAGAAAGAATATTATTAAAATGTTGAATGAGTCAGGTTCAGGACACCCTGGTGGTTCTCTTTCAGCTTGTGAAATTGTTACAGCTTTATATTTTAAAGAAATGAGAATAAAACCTGAGCAGCCTAAATGGGAAGATAGGGATAGGTTTATATTATCAAAAGGACATGCAGCCCCTGTTTTATATGCAGCTTTAGCCGAAAAAGGATATTTTGCTAAAGAAGAGCTAATGAAACTTAGAAAAGCAGGACAAATGCTTCAAGGACATCCTGATATGAAAGGAACTCCTGGCGTTGATATGTCAACAGGTTCTCTAGGACAGGGATTAGCAGCAGCAAATGGTATGGCTTTGGCAGCTAAATTAAGTAATAAAGATTATAGAGTTTATGCTCTATTAGGTGATGGTGAAGTTCAAGAAGGTATGATTTGGGAAGCAGCTATGTTTGCTGCGCATTATAAATTAGATAATTTAACAGTTTTTTTAGATCATAATGGACTTCAAATAGATGGAGAAAATAAAGAAGTTATGAATATAGAGCCTATAGACAAAAAATGGGAAGCTTTTGGTTGGAATGTAATAAAGATAGATGGACATAACTTTGAAGAAATATTTGAAGCTTTAGATAAAGCTAGAGAAACTAAAGATAGGCCTACAATAATCATTGCTAAAACAGTTAAAGGAAAAGGCGTTTCATTTATGGAAAACAAGGTAGGTTGGCATGGTACTACACCTAATGATGAAGAAACAGAAAAGGCACTAGCTGAACTTGGAGGTGAAATGTAA
- a CDS encoding transketolase family protein — translation MSKKMATRDAYGEALKELGRVNKDVVVLDADLSKSTRTNWFKEEFPERFINVGIAEQNLIGTAAGLAAAGKIPFASSFAMFATGRAYEIIRNSVAYPKLNVKIAATHAGITVGEDGASHQSVEDLSLMRTIPNMVVINPADGVEAKAAVLEAAKYNGPVYIRLGRSKVPVIFNEDDYKFEIGKGIMLEDGTDATIIATGVMVSAALEASKKLAEEGIRVRVINIHTIKPIDKDIIVKAAQDTGAIVTAEEHSIIGGLGSAVSEVLVENYPVPVEKVGIKDTFGESGNSDELLVKYGLTAEDIVEAVKKVISRKRG, via the coding sequence ATGAGTAAGAAAATGGCTACTAGGGATGCTTATGGTGAAGCACTGAAAGAATTAGGAAGAGTTAATAAAGATGTTGTTGTATTAGATGCAGACTTATCAAAATCTACTAGAACTAACTGGTTTAAAGAAGAATTTCCTGAAAGATTTATAAATGTGGGAATAGCTGAACAGAACTTAATAGGAACAGCTGCTGGGTTAGCAGCAGCAGGTAAAATACCTTTTGCTAGTTCATTTGCTATGTTTGCTACAGGAAGAGCATATGAGATAATAAGAAACTCAGTTGCTTATCCTAAGTTAAATGTTAAGATAGCAGCAACTCATGCTGGAATAACAGTTGGAGAAGATGGGGCTTCACATCAATCAGTTGAAGATTTAAGCTTGATGAGAACAATCCCTAATATGGTTGTTATAAATCCTGCTGACGGTGTTGAGGCAAAAGCAGCAGTATTAGAAGCTGCTAAGTATAATGGACCAGTTTATATAAGATTAGGTAGAAGTAAAGTACCTGTAATATTTAATGAAGATGATTATAAATTTGAAATTGGTAAAGGTATAATGTTAGAAGATGGAACTGATGCGACAATTATTGCAACTGGTGTGATGGTGTCAGCTGCTTTAGAAGCAAGTAAGAAATTAGCAGAAGAAGGAATTAGAGTTAGAGTGATAAATATACACACTATAAAGCCAATAGATAAAGATATTATTGTGAAGGCAGCACAAGATACAGGTGCTATTGTTACAGCAGAAGAACATAGTATAATTGGTGGTTTAGGTAGTGCAGTTTCTGAAGTATTAGTAGAAAATTATCCTGTACCAGTAGAAAAAGTAGGAATTAAGGATACATTTGGAGAGTCTGGTAATAGTGATGAGCTATTAGTTAAATATGGATTGACAGCAGAAGATATAGTAGAGGCTGTTAAAAAAGTTATATCAAGAAAAAGAGGATAG
- a CDS encoding LysM peptidoglycan-binding domain-containing protein has protein sequence MKIHVVKPGDSVWSIARKYGTTPESIIEANQLQDLPYLIEGQALVIPKTYTRYVVKPGDTVWTISRKFGVTVDSIIEANNLPSPNFIYPGMILIIPSKTKKYGVIEVNGYIEPTTAEKEKNTVQEVGEFLTYISPFSYQVNADGTLNPIKDETILEESKKYDIAPLLVVTNFRGGNFDTKLAHTILTDEKIQNTLIDNIIKTMKNKGYKGLNIDFERIPPSDRDLYNNFLTKVVNRLKPLGYPVSTALAPKTYDIRKGAWHGAHDYKAHGEIVDFVILMTYEWGWSGGPPMAVAPINQVKKVLDYALTVIPSRKIMIGIPLYGYDWTLPYMPKGEWAKRVSPQTALKIAAKYGAKIEYDKESQAPYFNYIDEERNKHIVWFEDARSIKAKFKLVNRYNLRGVSYWLLGLSFPQNWVMLDELFVIKKI, from the coding sequence ATGAAAATACACGTTGTTAAACCTGGTGATTCAGTATGGTCAATAGCAAGAAAGTACGGGACAACTCCTGAAAGTATTATAGAAGCTAATCAATTACAAGACTTACCGTATTTAATTGAAGGTCAGGCATTAGTAATACCGAAGACTTATACTAGATATGTTGTAAAACCAGGAGATACAGTATGGACTATTAGTAGAAAATTTGGTGTAACTGTTGATAGTATTATAGAAGCGAATAATTTACCAAGCCCTAATTTTATTTATCCAGGCATGATCTTAATAATACCGAGTAAAACTAAAAAGTATGGGGTAATTGAAGTAAATGGTTATATTGAACCAACAACTGCTGAGAAAGAGAAAAATACAGTTCAAGAGGTTGGGGAGTTTTTAACTTATATTAGTCCTTTTAGTTATCAAGTTAATGCAGATGGAACACTTAATCCAATAAAAGATGAGACAATATTGGAAGAATCAAAAAAATATGATATTGCACCTCTTTTAGTTGTTACAAACTTTAGAGGAGGTAATTTTGATACTAAATTAGCTCATACAATCTTAACAGATGAAAAAATACAGAATACACTAATAGACAATATCATTAAAACTATGAAAAATAAGGGCTATAAAGGATTAAATATTGATTTTGAAAGAATACCACCATCTGATAGAGATTTGTATAATAATTTCCTAACAAAAGTAGTAAATAGGCTTAAGCCTTTAGGATACCCTGTATCCACAGCGTTAGCACCAAAAACTTATGATATTAGAAAAGGAGCATGGCATGGAGCACATGATTATAAAGCGCATGGAGAGATAGTTGATTTTGTAATTTTAATGACATACGAATGGGGATGGTCTGGTGGACCACCAATGGCAGTGGCTCCTATAAATCAAGTAAAGAAGGTATTAGATTATGCACTAACAGTTATACCTAGTAGAAAGATTATGATAGGAATACCGTTATATGGTTACGATTGGACACTGCCGTATATGCCTAAAGGAGAATGGGCAAAACGAGTTAGTCCACAGACTGCTTTGAAGATTGCTGCAAAATATGGTGCTAAAATTGAGTATGACAAAGAATCACAAGCACCGTATTTTAATTATATCGATGAAGAGAGAAATAAGCATATTGTATGGTTTGAAGATGCAAGAAGTATTAAAGCGAAGTTTAAACTAGTTAATAGATATAACTTAAGAGGAGTAAGTTATTGGCTTCTAGGCTTATCATTCCCTCAAAATTGGGTTATGTTAGATGAACTATTTGTAATCAAAAAAATATGA
- a CDS encoding protease complex subunit PrcB family protein — translation MNRKLWILIIVVIVILGIIFIPKILKNEGDQAVKFEILNKNEVPKKIQELLPRYMSEERALACKIENEVYVIVTRGEKKTAGYTVTIDRIEKVKSKDNFDLIVYAEYKDPKPNELVAQVITYPTVIVKTELNKLPNKIKLETEYID, via the coding sequence GTGAATAGGAAGCTGTGGATTTTGATTATAGTAGTAATTGTAATTTTGGGAATCATATTTATTCCTAAAATACTAAAAAATGAGGGTGATCAAGCGGTGAAGTTTGAAATATTAAATAAAAACGAAGTACCGAAAAAAATACAAGAGTTACTACCAAGATATATGTCAGAAGAGAGAGCGTTAGCTTGTAAGATAGAAAATGAAGTATATGTAATTGTTACTAGAGGAGAGAAGAAAACAGCAGGTTATACTGTTACGATAGACAGAATTGAAAAAGTTAAAAGTAAAGATAACTTTGATTTAATAGTTTATGCTGAGTACAAAGATCCTAAACCAAATGAATTAGTTGCTCAAGTTATTACATATCCTACAGTTATAGTTAAAACCGAGCTAAACAAATTGCCAAATAAAATTAAATTAGAAACGGAATATATTGATTAA
- a CDS encoding muramidase family protein produces MKNIRKILAGTLAVTILGTSSSVFAWTYEVKPGDTFWKLSQEYEISMATLMQVNGADENTIIYVGDKLIIPESEDFFYYEVKKGDTPYLISKKFGVKLDELLKINGLNSSSIIYPGDKLRIPINSNANTNTNTASDTNNTGASKIASNINFETKTTKTYTTYIVQPGDDFWKISQKFGIPMYELMKVNNANDKTVLYVGDKLLIPVYNVSVMETVGEKYGEYLDWWKGAQYLIPVGAEFKVVDFYTGKSFMAKRTTGTNHADVETLTVDDTEKLKKIWGGSFSWVRRPVIIEYKGRRIAASASGMPHAGNDNAPGGVYTSWRSGGYDGGVNLDYIKGNGMNGVFDIHFLNSTRHKDGKIDEKHQYCVKVAAGIIK; encoded by the coding sequence ATGAAGAACATAAGAAAAATTTTAGCAGGAACTTTGGCGGTAACTATTCTTGGTACTTCATCAAGTGTTTTTGCTTGGACTTATGAGGTAAAACCTGGAGATACTTTTTGGAAACTTAGCCAAGAGTATGAAATAAGTATGGCAACTTTAATGCAAGTTAATGGTGCAGATGAAAATACAATTATATATGTAGGGGACAAGCTAATCATCCCAGAAAGCGAAGACTTTTTTTATTATGAAGTTAAGAAAGGAGATACACCTTATCTTATCAGTAAGAAATTTGGTGTAAAATTGGACGAGCTATTGAAAATAAATGGTTTAAATAGTTCATCAATAATATATCCTGGAGATAAATTAAGGATACCTATTAATAGTAATGCTAACACTAATACTAATACTGCTAGCGATACTAATAATACTGGTGCTAGTAAAATTGCAAGTAATATTAATTTTGAAACTAAAACTACAAAAACATATACAACGTATATTGTACAGCCAGGAGATGATTTCTGGAAAATTAGTCAGAAGTTTGGTATTCCAATGTATGAGTTAATGAAAGTAAATAATGCAAATGATAAAACTGTATTATATGTTGGAGATAAATTGCTTATTCCAGTTTATAACGTATCTGTTATGGAAACTGTTGGTGAAAAATACGGTGAATATCTAGATTGGTGGAAAGGTGCACAATATCTTATTCCAGTAGGAGCTGAATTTAAAGTAGTTGATTTTTATACAGGAAAATCCTTTATGGCTAAGAGAACTACAGGAACGAATCACGCAGATGTTGAGACTTTAACAGTTGATGACACTGAAAAGCTTAAAAAAATATGGGGAGGAAGTTTTAGTTGGGTTAGAAGACCAGTGATAATTGAATACAAAGGAAGAAGAATTGCAGCTAGTGCTTCTGGAATGCCTCATGCAGGAAATGACAATGCTCCAGGTGGTGTATATACTTCTTGGAGAAGTGGTGGTTACGATGGAGGAGTTAACTTAGATTATATAAAAGGAAATGGTATGAATGGAGTTTTTGATATACACTTCTTAAATAGTACAAGACATAAAGATGGAAAGATTGATGAAAAGCATCAATATTGTGTTAAAGTAGCAGCAGGTATAATTAAATAG
- a CDS encoding Lon protease family protein: MRKDLVVPVEKLKNSCDLNIFQFETTEEILPIKEIIGQERAMKALKFGLSVKKKGYNIFVTGITGTGRNSYSYSVAKDFAKKRKTPDDWCYVYNFKKPECPRAIRLKVGQGIVFKREVENVISKLRVDISKVFSSREYEDRKNLIYHNYQKKVEEIIDELNVIAKNYGFIFKQNENGLISIPLVDGRPINEEELENISEEEIIKLRENSSKLSAEAYDIFNKFRKLDEQLRDRLKQLNEKVAFDAVDFYLDQLMKKYKDNEEIEKFLNEMEDDIIKNLSQFLDKEESSKLSEIIGKLSKHEDFFKRYEINLFIDNSNCQGAPVIREANPNYYNLLGKIEYVNESSMLKTDHTRIKPGAIHEANGGYLIIQAKDILTNPFAWDGLKRSLISGEIKIENIIKGSVVAETLKPEPIPLDVKVIVIGDYYTYQLLYDYDDDFKKLFKIRADFDIEMERNEENIRKIASFIASHCKGENLRHFHKSAIGKIVEYCSRLAEDQRKLTARFNEIVELLYEADAWAETMGDSVVTDKHIVKAIEEKIYRNNKYEEKLQELFKEGILLIETSGWKVGEINGLAVMDSGQYSFGRPNKITVSTFVGKEGIINIEREVQKSGSIHDKGVLILSGYLGEKYARETPLSLTASITFEQSYDFIDGDSASSTELYALLSSLSDLPINQAIAVTGSVNQKGMIQPIGGVNEKIEGFYKVCKSKGFKGGEGVIIPYQNIKNLMLSDEVIKAVEEGEFTIYAVKTIEEGIEILTGVPAGEMDNKGRYPVGTVNYLVQKKLDKYANISREYD; this comes from the coding sequence GTGAGAAAAGATTTAGTAGTACCAGTGGAGAAATTGAAAAATTCTTGTGACTTAAATATTTTTCAATTTGAGACAACAGAAGAGATTCTTCCTATAAAAGAGATTATAGGCCAAGAAAGAGCAATGAAAGCTTTAAAGTTCGGATTATCCGTAAAGAAAAAGGGTTATAACATATTTGTTACAGGGATTACTGGTACTGGAAGAAATAGCTACTCTTATTCAGTAGCAAAAGATTTTGCAAAAAAAAGAAAAACTCCTGATGACTGGTGTTATGTTTATAATTTTAAGAAGCCTGAATGTCCTAGGGCTATAAGGCTTAAGGTAGGCCAAGGTATAGTTTTCAAGAGAGAAGTAGAAAATGTTATTTCAAAGTTGAGAGTAGATATTTCAAAGGTATTTTCATCAAGAGAATACGAGGATAGAAAAAATCTAATTTATCATAATTATCAGAAAAAGGTTGAAGAAATAATAGACGAATTAAATGTAATAGCTAAAAATTATGGTTTTATATTCAAACAAAATGAAAATGGGCTAATAAGCATACCACTAGTAGACGGAAGGCCTATTAATGAAGAGGAATTAGAAAACATTTCAGAAGAGGAAATAATTAAGTTAAGAGAGAATTCAAGCAAGTTAAGTGCTGAAGCTTATGATATTTTTAATAAGTTTAGAAAATTAGATGAACAGTTAAGAGATAGATTAAAACAGCTTAATGAAAAAGTAGCTTTTGATGCTGTTGATTTTTATCTAGACCAATTGATGAAAAAATATAAAGACAATGAAGAAATAGAAAAATTTTTGAACGAAATGGAAGACGATATAATCAAGAATTTAAGCCAGTTTTTAGACAAAGAAGAAAGTAGTAAGTTAAGTGAGATAATTGGTAAATTATCTAAGCATGAAGATTTTTTTAAAAGGTATGAAATAAATCTTTTTATAGATAATAGTAACTGTCAAGGTGCACCTGTAATTAGAGAAGCTAATCCTAATTATTATAACCTGTTAGGTAAAATAGAATATGTTAATGAATCAAGTATGTTAAAGACCGATCATACAAGAATTAAACCTGGAGCTATACATGAAGCAAATGGAGGTTATTTAATAATACAAGCAAAAGATATATTAACTAATCCATTTGCATGGGATGGGCTTAAAAGATCATTAATTAGCGGGGAAATAAAAATAGAGAACATTATAAAAGGGAGTGTTGTGGCAGAAACATTAAAGCCTGAACCTATACCTTTAGATGTTAAGGTGATTGTAATTGGAGATTATTACACATATCAATTGCTATACGATTATGATGATGATTTTAAGAAGCTTTTTAAGATAAGAGCTGATTTTGATATTGAAATGGAAAGAAATGAAGAAAATATAAGGAAAATAGCATCCTTTATCGCATCCCATTGTAAAGGTGAGAATTTAAGACATTTTCATAAATCAGCTATTGGTAAAATAGTTGAATACTGTTCAAGATTAGCAGAAGACCAAAGAAAACTTACTGCTAGATTTAACGAAATAGTTGAATTACTTTATGAAGCTGACGCTTGGGCTGAAACTATGGGGGATTCAGTAGTTACAGATAAACATATAGTAAAGGCAATAGAAGAAAAGATATACAGAAATAATAAGTATGAAGAAAAATTACAGGAACTGTTTAAAGAAGGTATACTGCTTATAGAAACATCAGGATGGAAAGTTGGAGAAATAAATGGTTTAGCTGTTATGGATTCAGGTCAGTATTCTTTTGGCAGACCAAATAAGATAACAGTTTCAACATTTGTTGGAAAAGAAGGAATAATAAATATAGAAAGAGAAGTACAAAAAAGTGGAAGCATACATGACAAAGGAGTTTTAATTTTAAGTGGATATCTTGGTGAAAAATATGCAAGAGAAACCCCTTTATCTTTAACTGCAAGTATAACTTTTGAACAGTCTTATGATTTTATAGACGGTGATAGTGCTTCAAGTACTGAACTATATGCATTATTATCTAGTCTTTCAGACTTACCAATAAATCAGGCAATAGCTGTTACAGGTTCTGTAAATCAGAAGGGAATGATACAACCAATAGGAGGAGTAAATGAAAAAATTGAAGGATTTTATAAGGTTTGTAAGAGCAAGGGATTTAAAGGTGGAGAAGGAGTTATAATTCCTTATCAAAACATTAAAAATCTTATGTTAAGTGATGAGGTGATTAAAGCAGTAGAAGAAGGAGAGTTCACGATTTATGCTGTAAAAACTATTGAAGAAGGTATAGAAATTTTAACTGGTGTCCCAGCTGGGGAAATGGATAATAAGGGCAGATATCCAGTTGGAACTGTAAACTATTTAGTACAGAAAAAACTTGATAAATATGCTAATATAAGTAGAGAATATGATTAA
- a CDS encoding PqqD family protein, with protein MLDFKPCRKTELYKIENGKGYIIGFKSIIELNEVAAIFWDMANGKNTIAKIVDYICEVYDVNNKQTVYNDILSIMKQLSKEGILVENWDPLYKSKIILKDA; from the coding sequence ATGTTAGATTTTAAACCGTGCAGGAAAACGGAACTTTACAAAATAGAAAATGGTAAAGGTTACATAATAGGATTTAAATCTATAATAGAGTTGAATGAAGTAGCAGCAATATTCTGGGATATGGCAAATGGGAAAAACACTATTGCTAAAATTGTTGATTATATTTGTGAGGTATATGATGTAAATAATAAACAGACAGTTTATAATGATATATTAAGTATAATGAAGCAATTAAGTAAGGAAGGAATATTAGTAGAAAATTGGGATCCTTTATATAAAAGTAAAATTATACTTAAAGATGCTTAG
- a CDS encoding B12-binding domain-containing radical SAM protein, translating into MNSDYIDVLLVNAPSPHPGSIISYRIQGVPPLGLGYIGTYLEKKGYKVKILDFYIDEITILDLKLIVNELHPKIVAISTTTETYNNGVKIADYSKKLDENIITIMGGCHVTFEYENALNTGFIDIVVRNEGEFVMKELCDYYIKKQGKLENIKGICYKRGGKIIKNNRREFIKDLDSLPFPDRSLYQLEKYPIPGTISTSRGCPGRCIFCAATALSGGKYRIRSVENIIDEIKYLKELGISYVQIVDDTFTADVDRLYKFLEILDKENLGITWGCESRVDIMNKELLNFMKKCGCISIQFGVEAGSQEMLDCLKKNITIEQIRNVFLWAREIDIKTGTCLMIGQPYDTLESIQKTIEFATEIQSYGARVVLSVTTPFPGTYMYNNPEKVGIHIVDKNFDNYNTFTPVYDTKHFKREDIRRNYYDAIIKLGRGLNDSKKKEEYRQWREFVKAKAEIL; encoded by the coding sequence ATGAATAGTGATTATATTGATGTTTTATTAGTGAATGCACCTTCACCACATCCTGGGAGTATTATTTCATATAGAATACAAGGGGTACCGCCATTAGGATTAGGTTACATTGGAACTTATTTAGAAAAGAAAGGGTATAAAGTTAAAATTTTAGATTTTTATATTGATGAAATTACAATTTTAGATTTAAAGTTAATTGTTAATGAATTACATCCTAAAATTGTAGCTATTTCTACAACAACAGAAACATATAATAATGGTGTTAAGATAGCAGATTATAGTAAAAAATTAGATGAAAATATTATAACAATTATGGGAGGATGTCATGTAACTTTTGAATATGAAAATGCTTTAAATACTGGATTTATAGATATTGTTGTTCGTAATGAAGGAGAATTTGTTATGAAGGAACTTTGTGATTATTATATAAAAAAACAAGGTAAATTGGAGAATATAAAAGGAATATGCTATAAAAGAGGAGGAAAAATTATAAAAAATAATAGAAGAGAATTTATAAAAGATCTAGATAGTTTACCTTTTCCAGACAGAAGTTTATATCAGTTAGAAAAATATCCTATTCCAGGGACGATTTCTACAAGTAGAGGGTGTCCAGGCAGGTGTATTTTTTGCGCAGCTACTGCATTATCTGGAGGTAAATATAGAATTCGTTCAGTTGAAAATATAATTGATGAAATAAAATATTTAAAAGAGTTAGGAATTTCATATGTACAAATTGTTGATGATACATTTACAGCAGATGTTGATAGACTTTATAAATTTTTAGAAATATTAGATAAAGAGAATTTAGGTATTACATGGGGGTGTGAATCTAGAGTTGATATAATGAATAAAGAATTATTAAATTTTATGAAAAAATGTGGATGTATATCTATACAATTTGGAGTAGAAGCCGGAAGTCAAGAAATGTTAGACTGTTTAAAAAAGAATATTACAATTGAACAAATTAGAAATGTTTTTCTTTGGGCAAGAGAAATTGATATAAAAACAGGTACATGTTTAATGATAGGACAACCATATGATACTTTAGAAAGTATACAAAAGACTATTGAATTTGCGACAGAAATACAGTCTTATGGTGCTAGAGTTGTACTTAGTGTTACAACTCCATTCCCAGGAACATATATGTATAATAATCCTGAAAAAGTTGGTATCCATATAGTTGATAAAAATTTTGATAATTATAATACTTTTACACCTGTGTATGATACAAAACATTTTAAAAGGGAAGATATAAGAAGGAATTATTATGATGCAATAATTAAACTTGGTAGAGGGCTGAACGACAGTAAAAAGAAAGAAGAATATAGACAATGGAGAGAATTTGTAAAGGCAAAAGCAGAGATATTATAG